Proteins from a genomic interval of Providencia stuartii:
- a CDS encoding hydrolase, translating to MSENFRPINWAKNPHLQTLLPRIFRRTPKIKPIWQRLELPDGDFIDLAWSEAPELARDKPRLVIFHGLEGSFKSPYAHGMLESAQNHGWLGVIMHFRGCSGEPNRQKRIYHSGETSDARYFLHWLKQTWGNVPTAAVGYSLGGNMLACYLAESGDEADLDAGVVVSAPLMLEPCSIRMEKGFSQFYQRYLLNGLKRNATRKLVRYPGSLPLNLAQLKQLKRIREFDDVITARIHGFENATDYYQKCSALPRLPRITKPTLIIHAKDDPFMAPDVVPDLAHLPANIEYQMTEHGGHVGFVSGSFRKPEMWLEKRIPQWLTAYLSK from the coding sequence ATGTCAGAAAACTTTCGACCAATCAACTGGGCTAAGAATCCACACCTTCAAACATTATTGCCAAGGATCTTTCGACGTACACCGAAAATTAAGCCTATTTGGCAACGACTTGAGTTACCTGACGGTGACTTTATCGACCTTGCTTGGAGTGAAGCCCCTGAGCTGGCACGCGATAAACCGCGTTTAGTGATATTTCATGGCTTAGAAGGTAGTTTTAAAAGCCCTTATGCTCATGGCATGTTAGAAAGCGCCCAGAATCACGGTTGGTTAGGGGTGATCATGCATTTCCGAGGTTGTAGTGGTGAACCGAATCGTCAAAAGCGGATTTATCACTCAGGTGAAACCAGTGATGCGCGGTATTTTTTGCATTGGCTAAAACAGACTTGGGGAAATGTTCCAACCGCTGCTGTTGGCTATTCTCTTGGTGGTAATATGCTTGCTTGCTATTTAGCGGAAAGTGGTGATGAGGCAGACCTTGATGCAGGGGTTGTCGTATCTGCTCCTTTGATGCTAGAACCTTGTTCGATTCGCATGGAAAAGGGGTTTTCCCAATTCTATCAACGTTATTTACTGAATGGATTGAAACGTAATGCCACACGCAAACTGGTGCGTTACCCAGGTTCATTACCCCTAAATTTAGCGCAACTGAAGCAACTAAAACGTATTCGTGAGTTCGATGATGTGATCACGGCTAGGATCCATGGTTTCGAAAATGCGACAGATTATTATCAAAAATGCAGTGCGTTACCAAGGTTACCCCGTATTACCAAACCGACATTAATCATTCATGCCAAAGATGACCCTTTTATGGCACCTGATGTCGTGCCTGATTTAGCACATTTACCCGCGAATATCGAATATCAAATGACTGAACATGGTGGACATGTTGGTTTTGTTAGCGGTTCCTTTAGGAAACCAGAAATGTGGTTAGAAAAACGTATTCCTCAATGGTTAACAGCATATTT